A window of Maniola hyperantus chromosome 17, iAphHyp1.2, whole genome shotgun sequence genomic DNA:
tacaaagtaaagaATTACGAAAATAACttatttctacacgtgtatctaggtaggtaggttattgTATAGTAAGTCTGCTTCGTACCTAAAACATCAATTCATCATCAGAAATTGctgaatccccacggcttaggagttcagtaccttgcagcatcaggattgaggagttgggatccgaagttttATGATATATGCTTggtacaaatattataatactgcACCATCCACAGTTCCTGAAATACTacagtttaggagtgctgtactcTGCATCATCAGGATTGAAGGGAGTCCAAGCTTGAAGTTGTTGCTTAGTACCTACGATATTAATCCACTATATGAACACTTCGTGAATCTTGGTAACTCAAGTAGGTAATAacgctgcagcatcaggattaaggagttggaacccaatttttttatgggaccaccacagaAACTTCTGctgtagatttaaaaaaaaattgcaaatcggtccagaaacctcgaaaaaattggTGAACATAGTATCTacatattacattaaaaaataacaagCGGGCCGACTTGAGAAccaccttctttttggaagtcggttaaaactcCAATGGAGGagtgctataagtcccgcaaattgctattgtgctggaaccatgtctcattaacatcgaaatgacgtcattttgacgtcagccaaaatcaAAATATCTATACCATCagaaacttcaatctagtgctgacgtcactaaaatggcggccacgcacataaccaataaatttttgaatgaCTCATTCATTCAAAAACTTTGCTAATTAGGTATCTtgcttttaacttttttttttaatttttgctcaAGTTATATCAGGTGGAGCATTATTTACATTATCTTTAGCTACGCTCTCTTTCACGGCTGTCTTTTCCTCCTCAGTCACTGTtcgacggttgctcttttcataaattcaatttacaataattattatatagtgCCATGCCATACAGTTATTTTTATCTACCAAATTGCAGTTCTCAACATTGCTGGCGCCAGTTGAGAGTCAAATCACTCAATCTTCTTGATTCTGTTACTGCGACGTCACGTTTCCTATCAAACTGGGAGTAGGTAtgtttgtaattaaaatataggtcTACGGAATCATAGTTAATGTTTCCGTATCACATTTTAGTTATTttcacatacctactaatatttttatctcACCTAAGACTCTTATAAAAAGAATCGATGTCCCCGAATCTTTTCATTCAACTTCCGAGTAAAATAGAACGTTCATtccaattaattttattctccccgttcttcaaAATGAGGCTGTACTTATTCTTGGCGGCTCTGGTAGCTCTGGTAGTAGTAACAGAATGCAAGCATACCTTCGTAGGAACCAATGTGGACAAAGAGTTGATTTTGCATCGTAGCATTCAGTTTGCGGCGAAGTTATATTCTAAACGCGATGAATTGGTGACTTTCAACATACCCGGGGAATTAGCCGGGCGGACTATCCAGGtaaactacttatttatttctGCTTTTATTGTATCATCCCCTCACGTAAATTAATGGTGAGATACCcgatacttcgtccgcgtgtatttaggtttttcgaaatcccgtgggaaccctttgatgtcagggtataagctatctccattcccggCCAAATCTGTCcaatagtttttgcgtgattttttttaaaaattgattttgaaatTTCGATAACAATGTCGGTTGCCCCGATTTGACGCATTCATGGGCATTGAACCTagttggcacacctaaaagtCCGCCATTTTCGTTAGCCGTGTAATTAGTAAATTAGGATACCACCTTATTGACACAATATGTTTTGTCACTGGCCGCCGAAAcgaggtttttttaaaatggtGGACTTTTAGGCATGCCAGGTTCCATACAACAACGTACAACCCCTTTTTCAGGGTTTCCTCGCCTACGACAATAACAATTCCAACACTAAAGTCGAGATGGAAAGCAGTGCAGGTGGTATTGGATTCAGCTTCATAACACTGCGTTTTACCGGCAAAATTAGGAGTACTATCAACTACGATGTCTACATTTACGTCTAAGCCAGCATTTGGCACACCAACCCTGCTGGCTCTGTTTGTAGTATAAAGGTAGAGTACTTCCGAGACCGGCGCGATGGCGAGCGGCAGCGACAGCGACAAGCGACCGTGCCTCCGACTGCAAGCGACACTACCGGTTCCTGTGTACAGACTTTGTACGAAGATACAATTCTGAGTAGGTATGGCATCACTGCTACTGCGTCCCAGTACATTCTTCGTACTGTGCGGAGGAATCGAGCCTTGAGTTCTTCGCATTCGTTCAACTAACCCATATTATAGTTTGACCTGTACCGCTTATACGACCCGCGGATGGTGTGCCTCAATCTTTAAATGccttcttaaataaatatactacctacaaaaatcattttttatttactgGTTGATTTATTTTCATGGTAATTAAAATCACGTGTAAAGTTTCATGAGAATCAATTCGGTAGAAATAATTCCTTCCGGCCTTCAACATACAACGGCAACATATTTTAAGTTCATAAGAAGAGTTGGACGACAATCACGAAATGGCCCCACAATACAATTTCGTAATTGTCGCACAACCTATTCCTTATGGGCCTAAATGTTATATCAGATAAAATTTCCACGAACATTAAACTGCATAGCCATACTTTTTTAGAAAGATGTAGGATTTGTAGAGTCATGGGTTATAAGTAGGGTTATTTcctatttattgttataaatgtgatacagtCAAGAGAACTTAAAGCTATATACTTGGACTTAATAATTGGATAAGTCCAAAGTATATAGCTCTTAAGTGCTCTTGACTGATCTTATTTGGtatgaacttgtgagtcttggcaaACTTTACTTTTTTTGGTGGGATCATAGACCTATCGATACTCGATATGCTATCTTGttcatatatttttagattttttttacttgGTGTAAAATACTCTATTtccttattatacctacttgcgTGGGAAAAAGATCAGAACGAGCGGTCGAAAcacaccaggcacccaggtggtgagagtCAAATCCTTTTCTCAATTCCTTAAAAAGTCCCCGATTAGCGAGAGAATCTGAAGGTTTCATATTTCGCGCATATTCTGCAAGAGGTGTATCGCATTGACCACATAAAGCTATTGCGCATTGACTGTGCTTAGACTGCTAGTCAATGTAACCAAGCaggaaataaaaaaacttattttcaaTGACCGTCTGTATTTTTgagccttttgagctagtgtagttatagtgaaagtgtagtgctagtgcaaatcaaagatcacacgaacaaagtgaaagcatagtgctagtgtaacttaaagaacacaagaacaaagtgtcttccaataaggtatcttaactataaactgagccaaagataatatattaaacactTTGACTgagctaagtcaatggaccgattcttaggtataagtacgtttataagtttaggttaatggaataggccccgattctctagtctctctctaaactaaatttagagtatctgcatccttttctttttactaatgttaaaaaaggaacggaatatgactttcacatttaaagacatttaaattttagtgcacacaaatttaaacagtaggttcgcgagtgcgtgctaaaatcacgggtttaccatctaaaaattaaatttagaaatgtcaaactgcttctgtccttttcatattacaatagtaagaagagggtgcgaatactctctaaaattaggttgtgcttatcGGTGCCAATTTTGCTTATTAGCTTATCTCATAGGCTAGGTTGTAATGGTAGTAACGTAGGTACTGGTGGCAgtactttacgacaaaaaaaaattcaatgacCGTCTGTATTTTCGAGAAGCATTTTTCTCGCCTAGGCGTAAATGTAGACATCGAAGTGGATGTCATCTCCACGGCTGCTCTTCATGCGCAGTGTCACGAAGTTGAAGCCGAGACCGCCCGCTGTCACGTTGGCTGAGGCGTCCGAGTTGGTGACGTCATACGCGAGGATACCCTGGAAATATAAAGGTTGTTGAAATATCTAAAGAAtaataggtggacggacgacatcagacgagtcgcagggagccgctggatttaggcggcgcaagaccgtggcgtgtggaagtccctacaaaaaacctatgtccagcagtggacgtctaccggttgatgatgttgatgatgatctataaatttaaaaaatcttgcaGTACGGGAGACGGCCATTCTAGAACATGTTAAAGTAAACAATTTTGTAtcttataaataactagatgatgcacgcgacttcgtccacgtggatttaggtttttggaaatcccgtgggaattctttaattttccgggataaaaagtagcctatgtccttccccgggatacaaactatctctgtaccaaatttcgtcaaaatccgccgtgaaaagctagcagacagacagacacactttcgcatttattatattagtatggatatctatcccggctgtactcacgggtctagtcgacgttagcccgactagtttcgaacccatccggggtcctttttcaagggagtcagttcgcgcacgcgccgcggctcagccgatagatattatttataatggaaatcactcacggtagtttaaacgctaattttttttacctGAATAGATTTCCCGTAGCCATACGAAGCAGGCATGGTGAATGTCATGTTTTCAACTCGCTTCCTGAACATCTTGGAGCTGTACTGGACCTCGCGATGGTAGACCTCCTGCCTCAGCACGTTGGTCCCCAAGAATGTATGCCCACATTCTATCACAATCACCGCTGCTACGAACACTGCGAGAAATACGTAGCACCTCATTTTGCAAAAGAGGGTATACTATCCGGAGGAATCTTAATATGGTAGTGCTGGAGGAAAAACGATTGGTTTTATATGTTATTATAGATGAGATAAAAATATGGGTGTGTGGGTGAATGTAAAAAAACTGCAGACTGAAACGCATAGAGTTGATTAGGTTCCGTAGGCAcatactatactagcttatgctcgcgacttcgtcggcgtggacaacacaaatttcaaacccttatttcagccccctaggagttgaattttcaaaaatcctttcttagcggctgcctacgtctaatagctatttacatgccaattttcaggtcgatccgtccagtagtttgacctgtgcgttgatagatcagtcagttagtcagacagtcagtcaccttttcctttctcggtcggtgactgaccgactgacagactgatctatcaacgcacagctcaaactactggacggatcgggctgaaatgtggcatgcagatagctgttatgacgtaggcatccgctaagaaaggatttttgaaaatttacccCTATTGGGGTGAAATTGttgtttgaaacttgtgtagtccacgcggacaaagtcgcgaacataagctagatTCCGTACTAAAAATCCGTAAAGATTCCGTTTTTATAATGTAgcgacggaaccctaaatacatTATCGAATAACGGACAAAAATGATTTATCTGTTTAAATATATTTGTggctattaattaataataataattaataaattgcgCTTATGGTCCAAGTGTTATCATAatgcacattttaatttaatttatcttattatacctatttatttaattattgaaaataatattaattaaatataataggataaaaataaatcaatacaGGCAAGTTAAACTATAGAGTCATTAGGGGTAAGAGGACGCAGTGGGTAAAAGTACGCGGTGCTAATTTCTCAGTGAAGGGTGTGCGGGTGAAGAAGCTTGGTCAACGGAAGAACGCATGCTTAGACCGCCATTTTGGGTCAAAACTTTTCCAAAACTGAGCCGTGCACGCGGCTTTTGGTGAATTATGAGTAAATATGTCTAATTAAGGTCAAGCTCGTTAATTTTGCGTTCTGTAGAAAATTTCGTCACGCTCTGGTACGCACGCGGACTTTTACCCCattaatagttttaaaaataatgtccTTTATATACATTTATAGCATATAATATAAGTGTATATTATTGTGTTATAAAAGTctaagtaaaattataaatatgatttttattattaatgtacCAAAAAATTGTAGATAGATAGTAGTATGATAAATGTTGTGAATTCTAGTTCCAAAAAGTCATTGTAAAACTTGTAGTCAATGAAGCGGATTTTATAGGCATCAACGGACAGATTTTAGGTTACCGTAccaaaatagtaaaaatagGACCCTTATGGGTGTGACTTTcgcagtccgtccgtctgtctgtcacagtcACACATTTCAGTCCCTATTATAGCTATCGACATGTTTGGAATAGTTGTATACATTATAGTGGCCCCAAtatcattgaaataaaaaaatctaaattattttaaatctaaaagACAGTCACACATTTCAGTAACTATTAAAGCTATCGACATGTTTGGAatagttttatacattatagtgGCCCCAAtatcattgaaataaaaaaaatctaaattatttttaatctaaaaaggGGGAAAatcgggggtttgaaattttaaagtaagaatgcaaaacagttttgatttatcgtgcaaaatgttgaaaaaaataccttTACCCCTTACTTCCAAAGTTTACtaatcgaaaaatctgaaataattatggtcaaaagaaatctaaatatatctaaatatataaaaggaaaaggtgactgactgatctatcaacgcacagctcaaactactggacggattagactgaaatttggcatgcagatagctatcatgacgtaggcatccgctaaggaaggatttttaaaaattcaccccttaaggggatgaaataggagtctgaaatttgtgtagtccacgcggacaaagtcgcgagaataGTCTATAATGATTCtccagtacggaaccctcaatgcgtgagtctgactcgcaattggctaGTTTTTTATTTCAACTAAGTCCCTAATTTGGCAGAATTTAccattttttgtttgttgttgaCAAATGTCTTGTGAGAAGAATTTTATGTTTTTctgttaaataattttagtttttcataatatatactatctgaattatttttagtttgttctaattgattttaatatggagtttttatactttatttttattggtaaatctataattttataattggtAAACAAATTGCGTACTTTTACCCAACACGCGAACATTTACCCTTACAATTGCATTTTTTATCCCTTAATCCAGGGAACCAGAGTTTGGGTAAAAGTACGCAGTCTGACCAATAACATCCTTTTGcttgataaacaaaaaatatttatagttatcttattgaACTCTTTATAATTTGGGAGCCTAATAAACGTGCTTCAAATACCTAAACACTAAATGTGTAACGAACATCATATAAGTTTTTGCTAAATATAGCATGAAGGGCAAAAGTGCATGCTTTTGCCCTGAATGACATTATTAAATTTGTTATAACCTTGAAGGGTTAAATATAATGATTATAGATAAATATAATGAATTATAAACAATAGATTTTTCCAATGGACATTTATTTTGGTACCAGAAAAAAGATTACGAACAGTTAAGCCTAGTTTTAATCCCCTGACGCAAACAGAGAAGCCGAGATACCTAGTTTgaccctttgttgtctgtgttaTCTGTTTGTGGCATCATAGCCACTGAAATGGTCATCATTTTTTGTGCAGATTCAAGCGCCTCACCGAGCGTATCTACTTTGACTTAAGGCGGAATGGGATCTAAgcttagagtatttaaactaaTAGAGAGAAAATACCTATGATTTTACCGTGTATTTTTTGCCACAGAAAATGGCGGCGCTTGTTCATAGTATCAGGTAATTTGCAATTCCTTACTGCATCAGGACTGAGActttgggtcctcgagttcaaaaagtcattACTTAGACTAGGTAAgtaacttagtaggtacctccaatatcaataattTGTAACGGACAGTTTCTACATCCCATCATTTTTTCTGGTCAGGTCCTATATAGCATCaggatttcattttattatgggTGTTGCAAAGTTtttctatcaattaaaaaagaaactacgcaaatcggttgAATAATCTAGGATATTTTGgcgtacataggtagaaaaacacaattcctccttttttgaaaattggttaaaaaagtagcctttgttactccctggttaatcctATAGGTACTTGTCTGAGAAAgccccgtcaaaataggttcagccattccgaagattagctcgttcaaacagatagacagacagacaaaaaatttaaaaacgtttgattcagttatagtaaagttcaaataaccataataatatgagcttaatatcaggtagttatttcaaaatttccgAGAccgacacttcaattttatttattaagtactagatgatgcccgcgactacgtccgcgtggagtttgggtttttgaaaatcccatgggaactctttaattttccacgataaaaagtagcctatgtccttccccggaaagtaagctaactctgtaccaaatttcatcaaaatcggttgaactgttggggcgtgaaaagctagcagacagacagaaagacatactttcgcatttataatattagtatggatagaataCGGGACCATACTTTGTGTTTCCGTATCGcactttaaaattaaagtgtgttggAAATCCAATATTTACacacaattatttttatctcaCCCAAAAACCATATAAAAGATTTGATTTCCCCATAACTCTACATTTAACTTTCGATTAAAAATCGAACGTTAGTTACATAACCGACAATCTTCTCTCCATTTTCCAAAATGAGACTGTACTTGTTCTTGGCGGCTCTGGTAGCAGCAGTTGTAATTACAGAATGCAAACATACATTCATGGGGACCAACGTGCACAAACGGAATGTGTTCCATATGTGTGTGAATTACGGCTCGTATACCTTCCAGAAAAGGGTTGAGCAGCTGAAATTCACCATGCCCAGTCACTTCTACGGGCGTTCTATTCAGGTAAACAAAACTACTTGTTTATGTTGATCTACTTATCAATAATAATCCAATGATTTagtatttgttagtaaaatatttatttaataggaagccacgGAAGCCAATGGTaaacaaagattttttttatccatacttaatattataaatgcgaaagtgagtctctctgtctgtctgtctgtctgctagcttttcccggccgttcaaccgattttgatgaaatttggtacagaggtagcttgcaacccggggaaggacatagggtatccgggacatttatcccggaaaatttaagagttcccacaggatttttaaaaacctaaatccacgcgtacgaagtcgcgggcatcagctagttatatctaaattaaaagtaaaaaaaacattattaaattaaaactaaaataaattaaattaaatctaatgaATCCGATCATTTTTCGGTAAGTGCCTCTCTCGAGGTGAGGGAAAGGGTGGATACGCACAAATAAGGCTGTTTCCGTTATCTGTGGAAAAACTATTATTTAAGGTTCCACCCACCAACTAGTTATCGTATCGATGAAGCGGGCTCTTAACCCTCATAAATGTTTCTCTTCTTAAGGACCATTTGTTGCTCTTCTTAAGGACCACCGTTCTTCAAGCGATGTCGGTTACCCCGATTGTTAATCCTCATAATTGTTTCAGGGTATCCTCGCCTACGACAAGACCAAGTCAGGTGCCACAGCCAACGTGACACATGGAGGTCTTGGCTTCAACTACGTGACACTGCGTATGAAGAGCGAACGTGGACGCGAGATCATCTACGACGTCTACATTTACGCCTAAATCACCATTTGGCACGCCAAAACCGCCGGTCCTTCTTGTAGTAGTACCTATATAGTTTTTCGCTTTCATTAAACTATCACGGGTTAGACCCGTGCCGTTTTCGATCCGCGGTTGAAGGACCTTtatctttaaataaatatccCTACAAcagtgattttttatttaccgACTATCccaacactttttagggttccgcacctcaaaaggaaaacaggatcccctataggatcacttcgttgtctgtctggctgtctgtcgtgtctgttaagaaacctatagggtaataataatggattgaactatctatacgcCCTTTTGTTATGAAgatgtattattttattgtatcgAGGTATTCGTAAAAGTCGTTACAAAATACGAGATAGAGGCAAATTGGAATAAACCACGCCTAAAATCGTAACAATATGGAACAAACCGGCTAGTgattcgcgcaacgagggttccgtaatatagtcgtattttttcgacattttgcacgataaattaaaaagtatcatgcgtaaaaataaataaaaatctgttttagaatgtacaggtgaagacctttcatatgatatcctatttgatatagttatcttacttcgaaaattgaaaatactaattattgtgtgtgatgtaaccacaaagttgtggttacatcacaaaaaaaatttgaatgtgttcatgaacaattacttcacatgaaaggtcttcacccgtacattcttaaacagatttttatttatttttatgcatcatagtttttgaattatcgtgcaaaatgtcgaaaaaatacgactgtattacggaaccctcgttgcgcgagcctgactcgcacttggcgggttttttaattcagatagccctttagttagcccttgactgcaatatcacctggtggtaagtgatgatgcagtaatctcacctggtggtaagtgatggaagcgggctaacctgaaagggatatggcagtttttattaagcccatgcccctttggtgtCTACACGGCACCGTATCGGAACGccgaatcgcttggcggcacggcttgaggtacggaaccctaaaaatgtaaaatcgAGATAAATCTGCCGCAGAATGCTAATGGATTAGAAAACCGCCCTCGATGCACAAAATCACAATAAAAATGGATCGAATATCGCGTGGTTCAAAATTTGAACGTCACTGTATTGTGATATCGGTAAAAAATGCCATGGCTTAGTTGAAATCTCTGTACGAACGGCCAATAAACAAAGAGATCGAAAAAACTGACTTACTCTGATATGCATTGTGACAGACTTTGAATGGGTTCTCGGTTTTACACCGAAGTGCAACGTTTCAACGTTTTTCATGCACTGACTGATTTTTTCATGTCATTTAATACGTAGCgtagatactaattatttttaagccagctcgccaacaaccaacaaaccagttTGGTGAGAGAAAAACAATGTATTAATTGGTGTAcctaccgttgcgacgtgattgaaggacaaaccaacaaacaaacacactttcgcatttataataagggtacctacctactgataatgAAAATGAGAAAAAGTTTATCTTATCTgtctgataaaataaaaatttatgggtactgatttttttgCCATCCAGGCTTTTCATCAATGCCAATAGAGCATAGGTACTCCACGCATTAGTTACCTAGTAATCTAAgtattttagactagctgatgcccgcaatttcgtacgcgtggatttaggttttcaaaaatcccgtgggaactccttgattttccgggataaaaagtaggtagcctatgtcactc
This region includes:
- the LOC117990314 gene encoding uncharacterized protein; the protein is MRCYVFLAVFVAAVIVIECGHTFLGTNVLRQEVYHREVQYSSKMFRKRVENMTFTMPASYGYGKSIQGILAYDVTNSDASANVTAGGLGFNFVTLRMKSSRGDDIHFDVYIYA
- the LOC117990316 gene encoding uncharacterized protein isoform X1, with protein sequence MAALVHSIRLYLFLAALVAAVVITECKHTFMGTNVHKRNVFHMCVNYGSYTFQKRVEQLKFTMPSHFYGRSIQGILAYDKTKSGATANVTHGGLGFNYVTLRMKSERGREIIYDVYIYA
- the LOC117990316 gene encoding uncharacterized protein isoform X2, with the protein product MRLYLFLAALVAAVVITECKHTFMGTNVHKRNVFHMCVNYGSYTFQKRVEQLKFTMPSHFYGRSIQGILAYDKTKSGATANVTHGGLGFNYVTLRMKSERGREIIYDVYIYA